A window of Salvia splendens isolate huo1 chromosome 8, SspV2, whole genome shotgun sequence genomic DNA:
ATCGATTGACCAGAATATCCAGAttccttccatgtgcccaataAGTTGACCAAGAAATTTCCACCATATTTCTTGTATAACAACTGCATTATGGCAGTATAAAGTGAAGAAATGAAGTTCAAGAGAGGCAATAATAAAACTAAGAAAATCAGTAACTATAATCAGGCTTACCTGAGAAATGAAGTAAAGATTGGATACAAGGGCAGACTGAAGAATAATGGGCATGTTGGAGGTGTAGAAAAGCTTAATTGGGTAAGAGCCTTGTTGTCCACGAGCATTTTTAGATCTCACAGGCAACACCACTCTAAAACCTTGGAAATATATCACGATGAGGAAGATCAGCACGGTAGCAAGAAGATTGGTCACATTTGGAAGGTTCTGCCGGTAAAATGCCTCTCGAAGTGCACGAACTTTATCAGTTCTAGTTATAAGCAAATGGAACAATGCAATGACAGCCCCTTCAAACTCAGCACCTCGGCCACTATTGATAGTTGTAGGGCTGAATGCTTTCCAGATAATACTTTCACTGCAAATTGAAAGTATAAAAGTTTATTGCATTTAGTTACCAACAGCTAAATTGCTGGACAATTACTCCTAGACTCCTATCAATTGAACCAAGTAAAACACGTAATTAAAGTTCAGTTATTTACCAGATATTGGTAGCAATGAACAAGGAAATCCCAGAACCAAGACCATAACCCTTTTGAAGCAGCTCATCTAAGCAAATCACAATTATACCAGCAAAACACAGTTGCAGAATAATCAAGATAGCATTCCCCACTCCAAGCTGACCAACACTTCCATACATTCCAGAGAGTACATAAGCAACAGCCTCGCCAACAGCAATCAAGATACCGAGAAGCTTCTGAGCACCATTTCTGAGGCAAAAACAAGATTAAACTGAGTAAAGCAGATGCCTCCAATATATATGTACCAATTGGACAAGAAGGGATGACCACTGTGTGAATAACTGGCAGAAAGCACAAAATGAATAACTTACAATAGTGCCCGGTCCTCACGGACATTGTTGTCAACTTCAATGATTTTAGACCCAGCCAGGAGCTGCATCACCAGTCCAGATGTGACAATGGGAGTGATACCCAACTCCATGACAGTTCCACGGCTTGATGCCAGAATAGCACGCATCCAGTAGAAAGGGTCACCTCCAGTAGTGGAATGAATGCCATACAGAGGAAGTTGGCTGCACACCAAGAATATGAAAAGAGAAATCACAGTATATATAACTTTCTCTCTGAAGGGGATCTTCCTGTCCGCACTTTGAACTTCGGGCAGAAACGAAAGGAAAGGTTTCACAAGATGCAACACCCTAAATCCTCCTCCCATCTTTCAGAGATGAACACAAACTCGCAAGCCTGCGAGACATCATTACAAACATGGAAAAATGAGCCGTGCCTCTTCAATATAATTCAGTCCAAACCGTTATACCACAAGCTACAAACGTAATTCAAAACTGGCATAATGAGCAAGTAAAATCGAAACAATAAAATTGTCCAATACCAACAAAATTCTGCTCGATAAGGTTCCTAATAATCGCGAATACCTTTTGACTTTCGATAAATCAGGCACACGCGGATTAGATCTATAAACAACTAATCTCAAGTTCGAAAACTCTAAAATCCGGAACAATTAGTTCACCTCACTACTCAAAAACCCTATAAAAAGAATGTACCGATAAACCAAAAAGAGGTAAGTGCAAAAACGAAACAGATCAATTGAAGACCAATTACAGATGCCCCGCAACAAGCGAGAAAGTGGAAATTGATGC
This region includes:
- the LOC121744828 gene encoding protein transport protein Sec61 subunit alpha-like, translating into MGGGFRVLHLVKPFLSFLPEVQSADRKIPFREKVIYTVISLFIFLVCSQLPLYGIHSTTGGDPFYWMRAILASSRGTVMELGITPIVTSGLVMQLLAGSKIIEVDNNVREDRALLNGAQKLLGILIAVGEAVAYVLSGMYGSVGQLGVGNAILIILQLCFAGIIVICLDELLQKGYGLGSGISLFIATNICESIIWKAFSPTTINSGRGAEFEGAVIALFHLLITRTDKVRALREAFYRQNLPNVTNLLATVLIFLIVIYFQGFRVVLPVRSKNARGQQGSYPIKLFYTSNMPIILQSALVSNLYFISQLLYKKYGGNFLVNLLGTWKESGYSGQSIPVGGLAYYVTAPSSLADVAANPFHALFYIVFMLSACALFSKTWIEVSGSSARDVAKQLKEQQMVMPGHRDSNLQKELNRYIPTAAAFGGMCIGALTVLADFMGAIGSGTGILLAVTIIYQYFETFEKEKASELGFFGF